The proteins below are encoded in one region of Buttiauxella gaviniae:
- a CDS encoding zinc-binding dehydrogenase, whose product MSEYVQAIVKSDTGGFRFTDVQRPVRRTESDILIRVSNISLNRGELDFPWESDKPAGWDASGIVIETSTDGQGPKIGERVLTWSFSGAWSQYRVVDHANVAIVPESVSAAVAAALPVAGLTALRSLRSLHLLPGQSLAVTGATGGVGHLLVQLAMHAGIKVSAVAHSQRGFDWLQASDVKPNEVLLAKEYPFEGTFDALVDTVGGDLLAHLLDNVVPNGTVLILGVASGQVASIDTTILVSRGIDLISYKDYSPAGEDLNTLLTLVDEKIIKVYANNIGSWDKVIKQNFMHLLAPGKVTLNVPQD is encoded by the coding sequence ATGAGTGAATACGTGCAAGCAATTGTGAAATCAGATACTGGTGGTTTTAGATTTACCGATGTACAGCGGCCAGTCAGAAGGACGGAAAGTGATATTTTAATCCGAGTTTCCAATATATCACTTAATCGGGGAGAATTAGACTTTCCCTGGGAATCGGATAAGCCTGCCGGATGGGATGCATCTGGTATTGTGATTGAGACCAGCACCGACGGTCAGGGACCAAAAATTGGGGAGCGGGTATTAACATGGAGTTTTTCGGGTGCCTGGAGCCAATATCGCGTTGTCGATCATGCCAATGTCGCTATCGTGCCAGAGAGTGTATCAGCAGCGGTTGCAGCAGCGTTGCCGGTGGCAGGATTAACGGCGCTGCGTTCTCTGCGATCCCTTCATTTGCTGCCGGGCCAGTCTCTGGCCGTTACCGGCGCAACGGGCGGAGTCGGGCATTTGTTGGTTCAGTTGGCAATGCATGCCGGTATTAAAGTTTCGGCGGTGGCGCACAGTCAGCGTGGATTCGATTGGCTGCAAGCCAGCGACGTTAAACCCAACGAGGTACTATTGGCTAAAGAATATCCTTTTGAGGGAACCTTTGATGCACTGGTCGATACCGTCGGTGGCGATTTACTGGCTCATCTATTAGACAATGTTGTCCCTAATGGCACAGTTCTCATTCTGGGCGTTGCCTCGGGACAGGTGGCGAGCATAGACACCACAATTTTGGTATCACGAGGAATCGATCTGATTTCTTATAAGGATTATTCCCCGGCCGGAGAAGATTTAAACACCTTGCTCACTCTCGTTGACGAGAAGATCATTAAAGTATACGCGAATAATATTGGTAGTTGGGATAAAGTCATTAAACAGAATTTCATGCATCTTCTCGCTCCAGGCAAAGTCACGCTCAACGTACCTCAGGACTAA
- a CDS encoding LysR family transcriptional regulator, translating into MDLNALKIFIKVGETQSFTKAAQALGLTQSGVSRAITRLELDLRVTLLNRNTHSVSLTTDGVFLYESSRSLIHEMDEVGHSIIGRTAFPEGELKITTPSAYGRLVIIPMLKEILDRYPALTIDAVMTDRLVDLVEEGFDAAIRIGSVQDSRLIARTIKHLRFVTVASPEYLNSHGIPKEPAELVQHNCLAVKAQKTGRSTKWFYYIAGEQQAFDIKGNLVVDTADVLLEAALSGMGVVQIMDFAVDKYLENGKLVELLQEYSEASIPLSLIYAKSRHRSPKISTLLAALGINT; encoded by the coding sequence ATGGATTTAAACGCGCTTAAAATCTTTATCAAGGTAGGGGAAACGCAGAGTTTTACCAAAGCTGCGCAGGCATTGGGCCTCACCCAATCAGGGGTCTCACGTGCAATTACCAGACTTGAGCTCGACCTTCGTGTTACCTTGCTTAACCGCAATACCCACTCTGTAAGTCTGACTACCGATGGCGTTTTTTTATATGAATCCTCAAGAAGCCTGATTCATGAAATGGATGAGGTAGGGCATTCGATTATCGGCAGAACGGCCTTCCCTGAAGGCGAACTAAAAATAACGACACCTTCTGCCTATGGCCGATTGGTAATTATTCCTATGCTCAAAGAGATTCTGGACAGATATCCGGCATTAACTATTGACGCGGTTATGACTGACCGATTGGTTGATTTGGTGGAAGAAGGCTTTGACGCGGCGATTAGAATTGGCAGCGTACAGGACTCACGGCTTATCGCAAGAACCATCAAGCATTTACGTTTTGTCACCGTTGCGTCACCGGAATATTTAAACAGCCACGGAATTCCTAAAGAGCCAGCGGAACTAGTACAGCATAACTGTCTGGCTGTTAAAGCACAGAAAACTGGGCGTAGCACAAAGTGGTTTTATTATATAGCAGGAGAACAGCAGGCGTTTGATATTAAAGGTAATCTGGTCGTCGATACTGCGGATGTACTGTTAGAGGCAGCACTCAGCGGGATGGGAGTTGTTCAAATAATGGACTTTGCGGTCGATAAATATCTGGAAAACGGTAAACTGGTCGAGCTACTACAAGAATACTCCGAGGCGTCGATTCCGCTTTCATTAATTTATGCAAAATCGCGCCATCGTTCGCCTAAAATCAGTACATTGCTGGCGGCGTTAGGAATAAATACTTGA
- a CDS encoding tyrosine-type recombinase/integrase, whose amino-acid sequence MSLNDTKIRSLKPSAKPFKVSDSHGLYLLVNPGGSRLWYLKYRVNGKESRLGLGAYPDVSLAYARQQRDGIRKLLTQNINPSQQRIAEKAARSPEKTFKHVALSWHKSNRTWSENHASRLLASMNNHIFPVIGHLPVAELKPRHFIDLLKGIEQKGLLEVAARTRQHMYNIMRHAVHQGMIESNPASNLEGTIAAPVKRHYPALPLERLPELLSRIDGYHQGRELTRLAVSLTLHVFIRSSELRFARWTEISFRNKIWTIPATREPIPGVRYSDRGTKMRTPHIVPLSHQTIDILKQIREISGDQELLFPSIRNSSRPMSENTVNKALRLMEYNTKEDVCGHGFRAMACSALVESGLWSLDAVERQMSHQERNSVRAAYIHKAEHLEARKAMMQWWSDYLDRCREEFVPSYIWGHQQSKV is encoded by the coding sequence ATGTCTCTTAACGACACAAAAATTCGCAGCTTAAAACCATCCGCTAAACCTTTCAAAGTTTCCGATTCTCATGGCCTGTACCTTTTAGTCAATCCAGGCGGTTCACGTCTCTGGTATCTGAAATATCGAGTCAATGGTAAAGAATCCCGCCTCGGCCTAGGTGCCTATCCCGATGTTTCTCTGGCTTACGCTCGTCAGCAACGTGATGGCATACGCAAGCTGCTGACGCAGAATATCAATCCATCACAGCAACGTATCGCAGAGAAAGCTGCCCGCTCTCCGGAAAAAACATTTAAGCACGTTGCATTGAGCTGGCATAAAAGCAACAGAACATGGTCAGAGAACCACGCCTCCCGTCTTCTTGCCAGCATGAACAATCATATATTTCCTGTGATTGGACACTTGCCAGTAGCTGAACTGAAACCTCGTCACTTTATCGATCTGCTGAAAGGCATTGAGCAAAAAGGTCTGCTGGAAGTCGCAGCACGTACTAGGCAACATATGTACAACATCATGCGGCATGCCGTGCATCAGGGGATGATTGAGAGCAATCCGGCGTCGAATCTCGAAGGTACCATCGCAGCACCGGTTAAACGACACTATCCCGCCCTTCCCCTTGAACGACTACCCGAACTGTTGAGCCGAATTGATGGTTATCATCAGGGACGGGAATTAACCCGGCTGGCTGTTTCTCTCACCCTACATGTCTTTATTCGCTCCAGTGAACTGCGGTTTGCCCGCTGGACGGAAATAAGTTTCAGAAACAAAATCTGGACTATCCCCGCCACACGAGAGCCGATCCCCGGAGTTCGCTATTCCGACAGGGGGACGAAAATGCGTACGCCACATATTGTGCCGCTGTCACATCAGACCATCGACATACTGAAGCAGATAAGAGAAATCTCCGGTGATCAGGAGTTGCTGTTCCCCAGCATCCGGAATTCATCCAGACCAATGAGTGAAAATACGGTTAATAAGGCGCTGCGGCTGATGGAATATAATACTAAAGAGGATGTATGCGGCCACGGGTTTCGAGCAATGGCCTGTAGTGCCCTGGTTGAATCAGGTCTCTGGTCACTGGATGCGGTTGAGCGTCAGATGAGCCATCAGGAGCGCAATAGCGTTCGGGCAGCATACATCCACAAGGCGGAGCATCTGGAAGCCCGCAAGGCGATGATGCAGTGGTGGTCAGATTATCTGGACAGATGCAGAGAGGAATTCGTGCCATCCTATATTTGGGGCCATCAGCAGTCCAAAGTCTGA